A window of Dehalococcoidia bacterium genomic DNA:
CAGTAGCTCCACGGACGGGTTCTCGACCCCGACCGTGGTCTCGCGGCTGTCGTACTTCTCGATGATCACCGCCATCGATCATTCCTCACGCGAAGACCAATCCGCCGTTCTGGGCCTCCCGCACGAGCTGCCCGGTGTTGCGCGCGACCTGTTCGCTGGCCCGTGCGGTGCGCTCGGCTAGGCTGTCGGAGCCGAGGCCCGCCACGGCGAAGGCGCTGAACGTCCCCTTCACGTCGGTCTTGGCCTCGGCCTCGTCCAGGCCCTCCAGGTCGAACTCAGGCCGCCGCTGCTGCTCGCGGTCCATTGCCTCCAGCGCCCGCTCCAGCTCCATCTGCTCACGCTGCGCGGCCAGCTCCGCGGCGCGCTCCTCCAGGGCGCGCTGGGCCGCAGCCACGCGCTCCTGGTCGGCGGCGTTGGCGGCTTCGATCTCCCGCTGCCGCTCGCGTCGCTCTTCCTCCTGCATCTGGTTCAGGGCCTCCTCGCGCTGCCGCCCCGCTTCCCGCGCCTGATCGACGCGCCGGGCGCGCTCCCGCACGCGGCGGTCGAGGCGCTCGCGGGCCTCGCGATTCTGCTGCTCGACCTCGCGGTTGATGGCCTCAACCTCGCGCCGGGCGGTGGACGGGCTGAACAGGTTCCGCACTCGCGCCCAGGCCCGGCGGAAGAAGCCGACGAACTCGTTGAAGGCGATTTGCAGGCCCGTGCAGAAGGTGTCCCAGCCGTCGGCCAAGGCGTTGACCACCGTCCAGAAGGCGACCTCGATCCCGGTCCAGGCGGTGTTGAAGGCGCGGGCGACGGCGTAGACGGCGCTCCAGAACAGCTCGACGAAGAACGACTTGAAGCGCCGCCACGCCGCACTGATGGCGGCGATGCCCGCCTCCCACACGACCTGGATGCCGAGCCAGGCGACCTCCATCGCCCCGGCCAGATCGCCGGCGGCAATGGCATCCTGAATCCCCTGCCAGGCTGTGCCTGCCGCGCCCAGGAGCTGGTCGAACCCTTGCCCCAGCGCCTCCAGGGCCATGTTCCCCTCGTCGGTGGCGAAGAGGACGGCGGCGGCGATGCCGCCCACGGCCGCGACCACCAGGCCGATCGGAGACAGAAGAAGACCAATGGCCACGGCCAGCAGCTTGACAGCGACAACGGCGGCAGAGATGGCGAAAGTCACCACGCTGATGGCCGAAGCGACGACGTAGATGATGCCGCCGAGGGCCATCAGCGCCGCGCCGATCCCGATGACCGCGGCGATGACGGCGGCGATGATCGTGACCGTCTCGCGGTTCTCGTCGATCCAGCGCGCGACGTTGGCAGCGACCCGCGTGATCCACTCGGCGACCTGCTTGAGCGTGGGCGCCAGCGCGGCGCCGACCATGAATACGACCTGCTTGAGCGCCCGCCACAGTTGCGACATGGCGTCGCCGAACTCCTCGGCCGCCTGGGCGTCCTCGGTGCTCATGGTCAGGCCCAGGCCGTTCGCCTCGCGGCGCAGCTCCTGGATGCCTTGCGCCCCCGTCGAGAGCAGCGGCAGCAGATTGGCCCCCGAGCGGCCGAAGATCTCCATCGCCAGCGTGGCGCGGTTGGCCGGGTTCTGGATGCGCGACAGGCGGTCGGCGATCAGCTCGAACTGCTGGTCGGGCGACAGGCCGGTCAGGTCGGCGATGGTCAGCCCCAGCCTCGACAGGTTCCGCCGGCCCTGCGCCGACCCGCGGGCGGCCTCGATGATGCTCCGGCTCATCGTGCGGAGGCCCTTCTCCAGGTCCTCCGCGCCGGAGCCCGACTGCTCGGCGGCGTAGCGCAGCTCAGACAGTGCCTCCACCGCCACGCCCGTCCGCTGCGACATGTCGAGCATGTCGCTGCCCATGTCCGCGAACAGCTTGGCCGCGCCCAGGAAGGGGAGCGCGAGCGTGGTCCCCAGGCCCACGATCCCCGCCCCCACCGACATGATGCTCGCGCCGAACGCCTTTAGCCTCGCGGCCGCGGCGTTGAGCCCCTTGACGAGCCGGCTGTCCTTGACGAACAACTCGACGTAGGCGGCACCGGCGCGAATCCCCGAAGCGGCGGCCATCCTCACCTCCTGTCCACGAACACCTGCTTGAGCACCTCAATCGACGCCTTGCGCACCGGCAGCTCCCGCCGGCGCTGGTAGGGGTTGAAGTCCGCCGGCTTGTAGGGCGTGGGCTTTTTCCGGTGGTCGCGGTGGACGTTGGCCGTCAGCGCCAGCAGGGCGGAGGTGTGCGCCCAGCGCTCGCGGCTCCGGGCCTCGGCCATCAGGCAGAGTTCCCGGAGGGTGAAGGGCCCGGGGTCGATTCCGAGGACTCCGGCGCAATGCCAAATGAGCGTAACAACCTGTTCGCTTCGCGGTCGGCGTCGAACGTCTCCAGGACCTTCTCGGCCTGGCCCAGCAGCCGGTCCCGGACCTTCCGACTCTCGGCCACGATCTTCCGCAGGCTGCTCCGCGCCCTCGCTTCGGGGAAAAAATCGATCAGCTCCTCCAGGAAGGCGTCGGTCGCCAGGGTGATGGCGTCGCCCGCCAGCGCCCGGCCGAAGTCCTCGTCGCTGACCTTCTTGGCGTCCGCCTCGTCCTTGCAGAGGCAGTACAGCACGTCCGCGAGCATCACCGGGTCGCCGACCAGGGCGCCCAGCGGCTTGAAGCCGTCGTCCACCAGCTTGTACAGGTCGACATTGAGCAGGCCCCGGACGCGCTTGATCGCCGCCACGTTGATGGCGATGGTCCAGGTCCGCCCCGCGTTGTCGTTGAAGGTCCGCATCGATTGCTCCCGGCGATTCACTTGGCCACACGGATCGGGATCGGAACCGGCTGCCATTCGTCGTCGAGGTCGCCAGGCCAGGGCCGGAGGGGGATCGGGACCGGCGTCCAGACCTCCTCGGCATCAGCCGCCTTGGGCCGGGTCCGCTGGGCAACTTCCGCTGAGCAGCCCCACATCGACACCTTGCGGCCCATACCGCTGGTGCAGCAGACCACCGAGACGAGTTCGTTGGTGTCGCTGCGGAAGATGCCGCCGCCGGAGTCGCCCGACGACACGCTCAGGTTCATCCGCAGCTGGCCCTGGCCGTTCTCGCGCTCGACAACGGTGCCGTCTTCGCGGTTGCCCGGCCTGTCCACGCCATAGCCCATGTGCCAGATCGCCGTGCCCGGCTCGGGGTTCTTGGCGGCAATTAGGGCGTAGGGCAGGTCCGCGACCTCCTCTTCGG
This region includes:
- a CDS encoding phage tail tape measure protein, whose amino-acid sequence is MAAASGIRAGAAYVELFVKDSRLVKGLNAAAARLKAFGASIMSVGAGIVGLGTTLALPFLGAAKLFADMGSDMLDMSQRTGVAVEALSELRYAAEQSGSGAEDLEKGLRTMSRSIIEAARGSAQGRRNLSRLGLTIADLTGLSPDQQFELIADRLSRIQNPANRATLAMEIFGRSGANLLPLLSTGAQGIQELRREANGLGLTMSTEDAQAAEEFGDAMSQLWRALKQVVFMVGAALAPTLKQVAEWITRVAANVARWIDENRETVTIIAAVIAAVIGIGAALMALGGIIYVVASAISVVTFAISAAVVAVKLLAVAIGLLLSPIGLVVAAVGGIAAAVLFATDEGNMALEALGQGFDQLLGAAGTAWQGIQDAIAAGDLAGAMEVAWLGIQVVWEAGIAAISAAWRRFKSFFVELFWSAVYAVARAFNTAWTGIEVAFWTVVNALADGWDTFCTGLQIAFNEFVGFFRRAWARVRNLFSPSTARREVEAINREVEQQNREARERLDRRVRERARRVDQAREAGRQREEALNQMQEEERRERQREIEAANAADQERVAAAQRALEERAAELAAQREQMELERALEAMDREQQRRPEFDLEGLDEAEAKTDVKGTFSAFAVAGLGSDSLAERTARASEQVARNTGQLVREAQNGGLVFA